Proteins encoded together in one Bradyrhizobium sp. PSBB068 window:
- a CDS encoding TRAP transporter substrate-binding protein, with protein sequence MIASSKNRGSVAMGTSAGIVGIAMAAAALLLPSSAGAQEVKHFRFAYDQPRNTGYSVAGDLFAEKLKELSKGTLVVDQYPGAQLGQEPQLLQLVKSGDIEFAIISSANTATISPQAGVMSLHFLFRNEAHVIKALADPKVFDAIKTMIDDTAQGLHVIGTGSQGVRHIYSKREVHNVGDIKGMKVRVQATATEDTMFPAYGAQTVHMPFGSVYTSLQTGVVDAAENSINVYLVNKHYEVAPVLSITEHEANNALLFVSDKLWQSLSAEQKQWVQAAANEVSAKEPQKAFELERNALTKLKSFGVKVVEDVDKKSFTAIADPYLDKLARELGPHAEKIKNLIRAIN encoded by the coding sequence ATGATCGCGTCAAGCAAAAACAGGGGGAGCGTCGCGATGGGCACTTCAGCCGGGATCGTCGGGATAGCCATGGCCGCGGCAGCGCTGCTGCTGCCGTCGAGCGCCGGCGCACAGGAGGTCAAGCACTTCCGTTTCGCCTATGACCAGCCGCGCAACACCGGCTATTCGGTCGCCGGTGATCTGTTCGCCGAGAAGCTCAAGGAGTTGAGCAAGGGGACTCTGGTCGTCGATCAATATCCCGGCGCGCAGCTCGGCCAGGAGCCCCAGCTGCTGCAGCTCGTGAAGTCAGGGGATATCGAGTTCGCGATCATCTCCTCCGCCAACACCGCGACGATCTCGCCGCAGGCGGGCGTGATGTCGCTGCACTTCCTGTTCCGCAACGAGGCCCATGTCATCAAGGCGCTGGCCGACCCAAAGGTGTTCGACGCCATCAAGACCATGATCGACGACACCGCCCAGGGCCTGCATGTGATCGGCACCGGCTCGCAGGGCGTGCGTCACATCTACAGCAAGAGGGAAGTCCACAACGTCGGCGACATCAAGGGCATGAAGGTCCGGGTGCAGGCGACCGCGACCGAGGATACCATGTTCCCGGCCTATGGCGCGCAGACGGTGCACATGCCGTTCGGCAGCGTCTACACCTCGCTGCAGACCGGCGTGGTCGACGCCGCCGAGAACAGCATCAATGTCTATCTGGTCAACAAGCATTACGAGGTCGCGCCGGTGCTCTCGATCACCGAGCACGAGGCCAACAATGCGCTGCTGTTCGTCTCCGACAAGCTGTGGCAGAGCCTCTCCGCCGAGCAAAAGCAGTGGGTGCAGGCTGCCGCCAACGAGGTCAGCGCCAAGGAGCCGCAGAAGGCGTTCGAGCTCGAGCGCAATGCGCTGACCAAGCTGAAATCGTTCGGCGTCAAGGTGGTCGAGGATGTCGACAAGAAGAGCTTTACGGCGATCGCCGATCCCTATCTCGACAAGCTCGCCAGGGAGCTCGGCCCGCATGCCGAGAAGATCAAGAACCTGATCCGCGCGATCAACTAG
- a CDS encoding TRAP transporter small permease: MAIADRLVLQRQRHLKWRALDRLELVLMMLCGLLCFGFSLSVTADIVTRTIGHPWLWLQEVTSTLFIYAIFIGAAVATRRNDHLYLTALSEAMHGRSRLVVEIIIRLVVLGVAFCLVWYGYQNYLRGFGSFRLPSGTPIASLYAVIPLSGILIGLFTIEQLVNGIRNGFDHPEPPDEDLAIPSTTGAQP, encoded by the coding sequence ATGGCCATCGCCGACAGACTGGTGCTGCAACGGCAGCGGCATCTGAAGTGGCGGGCGCTCGATCGGCTCGAGTTGGTCCTGATGATGCTGTGCGGGCTGTTGTGCTTCGGCTTCTCGCTCTCGGTCACCGCCGACATCGTCACCCGCACCATCGGCCACCCCTGGCTGTGGCTGCAGGAGGTGACCTCGACGCTGTTCATATACGCGATCTTCATCGGGGCCGCGGTCGCGACCAGGCGCAATGATCATCTCTATCTCACCGCGCTCTCGGAGGCGATGCATGGCCGGTCGCGGCTGGTCGTCGAGATCATCATTCGGCTGGTCGTGCTGGGCGTCGCCTTCTGCCTGGTCTGGTATGGCTATCAGAACTACCTGCGCGGCTTCGGCAGCTTCCGCCTGCCGTCGGGTACGCCGATCGCCTCGCTCTATGCGGTGATCCCGCTGTCGGGAATCCTGATCGGCCTGTTCACGATCGAGCAACTCGTCAACGGCATCCGCAACGGCTTTGACCATCCGGAGCCGCCGGACGAGGACCTCGCGATCCCTTCGACCACGGGGGCGCAGCCGTGA
- a CDS encoding TRAP transporter large permease — protein sequence MSAPVVLVLMSSCFLFFGYLGVPVPFSLMAGVFVGAMLSDVSLAAIIQKIFDGVDSEALLAIPFFLLVGELMSSANVVVRIANLSVSLVGHIRGGLSQVVVVFSMFFSEMSGSTTADVAVMSRALGGPMKREGYEPAFIAAIIASASTIAALVPPSITAVVYGAVGNVSIAGLFMAGVVPGLMIGFGLMIYCYFFGPSGLRKPRAPLRQVVFAAGDAALPLMIPVILLGGILTGWFTPTEAGVVAVAYIIILVIPALNRGHLKKIPYDFCLAGLIFSLPLITIGAANAFGWMLAYLRGAIYIADWITSIAGNDPHLIMLLMVLLFTVVGDFIEPVPTIIIFMPLVNALTQAGDINGVHMGVVLIATLAFGLITPPYGLVLLMASKFVGISFAKALRAALPIYVVFLVTICFTIYFPKVVLWLPKQVIPESVGCFKAPGGTGYICPN from the coding sequence GTGAGCGCGCCGGTGGTGCTCGTGCTGATGTCGTCCTGCTTCCTGTTCTTCGGCTATCTCGGCGTGCCGGTGCCGTTCTCGCTGATGGCCGGCGTGTTCGTCGGCGCCATGCTGTCGGACGTCTCGCTGGCGGCGATCATCCAGAAGATCTTCGACGGCGTCGATTCCGAGGCGCTGCTTGCGATCCCGTTCTTCCTCCTGGTCGGCGAGCTCATGAGCTCCGCGAATGTCGTGGTCCGCATCGCCAACCTGTCGGTCTCGCTGGTCGGGCATATCAGGGGCGGGCTGTCGCAGGTCGTCGTCGTGTTCAGCATGTTCTTCTCGGAGATGTCGGGCTCGACCACCGCCGATGTCGCGGTCATGAGCCGCGCGCTCGGCGGACCGATGAAGCGGGAGGGCTATGAGCCGGCCTTCATCGCCGCGATCATCGCCTCGGCCTCGACGATTGCGGCGCTGGTGCCGCCGAGCATCACGGCGGTGGTCTATGGCGCGGTCGGCAATGTCTCGATCGCCGGCCTGTTCATGGCAGGCGTGGTCCCCGGCCTCATGATCGGCTTCGGGCTGATGATCTACTGTTATTTCTTCGGGCCGTCAGGCCTGCGCAAGCCCCGCGCGCCGCTGCGCCAGGTCGTGTTCGCCGCCGGTGACGCCGCGCTGCCGCTGATGATCCCGGTGATCCTGCTCGGCGGCATCCTGACCGGCTGGTTCACGCCGACCGAAGCCGGCGTAGTCGCGGTCGCCTACATCATCATCTTGGTGATCCCGGCGCTGAACCGCGGTCACCTGAAGAAGATTCCGTACGATTTCTGCCTCGCCGGCCTGATCTTCTCGCTGCCGCTGATCACGATCGGCGCCGCGAATGCATTCGGCTGGATGCTCGCCTATCTGCGCGGCGCGATCTACATCGCCGACTGGATCACCTCGATCGCCGGCAACGATCCGCACCTCATCATGCTCTTGATGGTGCTGCTGTTCACGGTGGTCGGCGACTTCATCGAGCCGGTGCCGACCATCATCATCTTCATGCCGCTGGTCAACGCGCTGACCCAAGCCGGCGACATCAACGGCGTGCACATGGGCGTGGTGCTGATCGCAACGCTGGCATTCGGCCTGATCACGCCGCCCTACGGGCTCGTGCTGCTGATGGCCTCGAAATTCGTCGGCATCAGCTTTGCAAAAGCGCTGCGGGCGGCGCTGCCGATCTATGTCGTGTTCCTGGTCACGATCTGTTTCACCATCTATTTCCCGAAGGTCGTGCTGTGGCTGCCCAAGCAGGTAATCCCGGAGTCTGTCGGCTGTTTCAAGGCGCCCGGCGGTACCGGATACATCTGCCCGAACTAG
- a CDS encoding enoyl-CoA hydratase/isomerase family protein, whose product MPDPASANDPALLRIDGAIATITLNRPAAFNAIDLTIAKKLEQLSAEVETNTDVRVLVIEGEGRAFCAGGDLQTIGAAAETNNVTPVVSEMLRHYHAFIETVRRMPKIVLSSVHGSAAGAGMGLAFVTDLCIAADDARFTPAYAKIGVSPDGGSTVGIVGTVGTRRALQIFLAEDGFTAQQAYEWGLVVKTVPAAELKAATRQLAERLAKNPPAAIAGTKSLVYQAVTTPTRQQLDAEEHKIITSMHTEDFRVAVKKFTSKSK is encoded by the coding sequence ATGCCCGATCCCGCCTCCGCCAACGACCCCGCTCTGCTCCGCATCGACGGCGCCATCGCGACCATCACGCTGAACCGGCCGGCCGCATTCAACGCGATCGACCTGACGATCGCCAAAAAGCTGGAGCAGCTCAGCGCCGAGGTCGAGACCAACACGGACGTCCGCGTCCTGGTCATCGAAGGCGAAGGCCGCGCCTTCTGCGCCGGCGGCGATCTGCAGACGATCGGCGCCGCCGCCGAGACCAACAATGTCACCCCGGTGGTCAGCGAGATGCTGCGCCACTACCATGCCTTCATCGAGACGGTGCGGCGGATGCCGAAGATCGTGCTGTCGAGCGTGCATGGTTCGGCGGCCGGCGCCGGCATGGGCCTCGCCTTCGTGACCGATCTGTGCATCGCCGCCGACGATGCCCGCTTCACGCCGGCCTATGCCAAGATCGGCGTGTCGCCGGACGGCGGCAGCACGGTCGGCATCGTGGGCACGGTCGGCACCCGTCGCGCGCTGCAGATTTTCCTTGCCGAGGACGGCTTCACCGCGCAACAGGCCTATGAATGGGGGCTGGTCGTCAAAACCGTCCCCGCGGCCGAGCTGAAGGCGGCCACAAGGCAACTCGCCGAGCGCCTGGCGAAAAATCCGCCGGCCGCGATCGCTGGGACCAAATCACTGGTCTATCAGGCGGTCACCACACCGACCAGGCAGCAGCTGGACGCCGAGGAGCACAAGATCATCACGTCGATGCACACCGAGGACTTCCGCGTCGCCGTGAAGAAGTTCACCAGCAAGTCGAAGTAG
- a CDS encoding FAD-dependent oxidoreductase, giving the protein MTGSVIIVGAGHAGFQLAASLRQAGFAERIALINDEGHLPYQRPPLSKAYLKGTGGPETLMFRPEKFYHDNKIELITDRAHAIDRNARKVALASGASLDYGHLVFATGARNRLLDIPNARLDAVRYLRILDESHALRELLAPGMRVVVIGAGFIGLEFAATARAKGLEVDVVELASRVMARAVTAEISEFSQARHAAAGIRIHLGVQVTAIEADGAKVTGVSLSNGTHIPADLVVVGVGVLPNVELAAEAGLPVASGIIVDEHLLTADPNVSAIGDCALYTSKRFGGSLRLESVQNATDHARCVASRLTGKTEVYDGLPWFWSDQGPDKLQMAGLATGYDRVVVRGDRAQGAFSAFCYRGDRLLGIESVNRAGDHMFGRRLLGAGGSITPEQAADASFDLKSALA; this is encoded by the coding sequence ATGACAGGCTCGGTCATCATCGTCGGCGCCGGACATGCCGGCTTCCAACTCGCGGCGTCGCTGCGCCAGGCGGGTTTTGCGGAGCGCATCGCCCTGATCAATGACGAAGGCCATTTGCCGTATCAGCGGCCGCCTTTGTCGAAGGCCTATCTGAAGGGGACCGGCGGGCCCGAGACCTTGATGTTCCGGCCCGAGAAATTCTACCACGACAACAAGATCGAGCTGATCACCGATCGGGCGCACGCGATCGACCGCAATGCGCGGAAGGTGGCGCTCGCCTCCGGCGCGTCGCTCGACTACGGCCACCTGGTGTTCGCGACCGGCGCGCGGAACCGGCTGCTCGATATTCCGAACGCCAGGCTGGACGCGGTCCGCTACCTGCGCATCCTCGATGAGAGCCATGCGCTGCGCGAATTGCTTGCGCCCGGCATGCGCGTCGTCGTGATCGGCGCGGGCTTCATCGGGCTCGAATTCGCCGCCACCGCACGGGCCAAGGGTCTCGAGGTCGATGTGGTCGAGCTCGCATCTCGGGTGATGGCGCGCGCGGTGACCGCGGAGATTTCCGAGTTCTCGCAGGCGCGCCACGCCGCGGCCGGCATCCGGATTCACCTCGGGGTGCAGGTCACGGCGATCGAGGCCGATGGTGCCAAGGTCACCGGCGTCAGCCTGAGCAACGGCACGCACATCCCGGCCGATCTCGTCGTGGTCGGCGTCGGCGTGCTGCCGAATGTCGAGCTTGCCGCCGAGGCAGGCCTGCCGGTCGCATCGGGCATCATCGTCGACGAGCATCTTCTGACCGCCGATCCCAATGTCTCCGCGATCGGCGATTGCGCGCTCTACACCAGCAAGCGGTTCGGCGGATCGCTGCGGCTGGAATCGGTGCAGAACGCGACCGACCATGCGCGTTGCGTGGCGTCGCGGCTGACCGGGAAGACCGAGGTCTATGACGGCCTGCCGTGGTTCTGGAGCGACCAGGGCCCCGACAAGCTGCAGATGGCGGGGCTCGCCACCGGCTACGACCGCGTGGTGGTGCGCGGTGACCGCGCGCAGGGCGCGTTCTCGGCATTCTGCTATCGCGGTGACAGGCTGCTCGGCATCGAGTCGGTCAATCGCGCCGGCGATCACATGTTCGGCCGCCGGCTGCTCGGCGCCGGCGGCTCGATCACGCCGGAGCAGGCCGCGGATGCGAGCTTTGATTTGAAGAGCGCGCTGGCGTAG
- the rbsK gene encoding ribokinase, translated as MRHVFVAGSINMDVVATAERHPRVGETVAGEAVLYFPGGKGANQAVASAKLGVATTLIGRLGTDAFGKELRAFLVAQGVDLSLVKTTAGAHSGTAIITIANADNTIVVVPGANGLVDARDVAVPAMVKGDVAVSQFEIPLPTIAAFFQRARAAGATTILNPAPAKQADKALLDLVDILILNETELGFLTGTELRDSDAPARLAEAARSLGQGKTVCVTLGKRGVLALVEGQPLLVPGREVKAVDTTGAGDCFVGALASQLAGGKPLGDALAYANAAASICVQRMGAAPSMPTAQEVSAVLSTGRPGEGRDP; from the coding sequence ATGAGGCACGTTTTTGTCGCCGGCAGCATCAATATGGACGTGGTGGCGACCGCCGAGCGCCATCCGCGGGTCGGCGAAACCGTGGCCGGCGAGGCCGTGCTCTATTTTCCCGGTGGCAAGGGCGCCAATCAGGCCGTGGCATCGGCAAAACTCGGCGTTGCGACCACACTCATCGGCAGGCTCGGCACCGATGCGTTCGGCAAGGAGCTGAGAGCGTTCCTCGTCGCGCAAGGCGTCGATCTCAGCCTCGTCAAGACCACCGCTGGTGCGCATTCCGGCACGGCGATCATCACCATTGCCAATGCCGACAACACCATCGTGGTCGTGCCAGGCGCCAACGGGCTCGTCGATGCTCGTGATGTCGCGGTGCCTGCCATGGTGAAGGGTGACGTCGCGGTCAGCCAGTTCGAGATCCCGCTGCCGACGATCGCCGCATTCTTCCAGCGCGCCCGCGCCGCCGGCGCCACCACGATCCTCAATCCGGCACCGGCGAAACAGGCCGACAAGGCGCTGCTGGATCTGGTCGATATCCTGATCCTGAACGAGACCGAGCTTGGATTCCTCACGGGAACTGAGCTGCGCGACAGCGACGCACCCGCCCGCCTTGCCGAGGCGGCGCGAAGCTTGGGGCAAGGCAAGACCGTCTGCGTCACGCTCGGCAAACGCGGCGTTCTGGCGCTGGTCGAAGGCCAGCCGCTGCTGGTGCCGGGACGCGAGGTCAAGGCCGTCGATACGACAGGCGCCGGCGACTGCTTCGTCGGCGCCCTCGCCTCGCAGCTCGCGGGCGGCAAGCCGCTCGGCGACGCCCTGGCCTATGCCAACGCCGCCGCCTCGATTTGCGTGCAACGGATGGGCGCTGCGCCGTCGATGCCGACGGCGCAGGAGGTTAGCGCCGTTCTTTCCACGGGTCGTCCCGGCGAAGGCCGGGACCCATAA
- a CDS encoding sugar kinase, whose amino-acid sequence MQALFIGQTYIDVTFITDHMPVGDEKHVADAYAVSFGGNAVTAAFCCAKLGIQPDLIATMANDWLGRMFWDMADRYGISFHPRKVNSSSLSFIMPHDGKRAIVRCRDDQHIHPFPLLNIDGCRALHIDGHQPDAAIHYAKLCREAGILTSLDGGGLRTNTHELLAFIDIAIVAERLCEQMDKTPEQMLDYLKSRGCTVGGVTMGERGLLWYDEAGVVRTLPAFPIPRERVIDTNGAGDVFHGAYIYSYLSNPSKGWHEHFKFARAASTYKIQKLGNEAGLPTLADIAAVKQEFRAEA is encoded by the coding sequence ATGCAGGCTCTCTTCATCGGACAGACCTATATCGACGTCACCTTCATCACGGATCACATGCCGGTCGGCGACGAGAAGCACGTCGCCGACGCCTATGCCGTGTCGTTCGGCGGCAACGCCGTAACCGCAGCGTTCTGCTGCGCCAAGCTCGGCATCCAGCCGGACCTGATCGCGACCATGGCCAATGACTGGCTGGGGCGGATGTTCTGGGACATGGCCGACAGGTACGGCATCTCGTTCCACCCCCGCAAGGTCAACTCCTCCTCACTGTCCTTCATCATGCCCCACGATGGCAAGCGCGCCATCGTGCGCTGCCGCGACGACCAGCACATCCACCCCTTTCCGCTGCTGAACATCGATGGCTGCCGCGCGCTGCACATCGATGGCCATCAACCGGACGCCGCGATCCATTACGCGAAGCTGTGCCGCGAAGCCGGCATCCTGACCTCGCTTGACGGCGGCGGCCTGCGCACCAACACCCACGAGCTGCTCGCCTTCATCGATATTGCGATCGTCGCCGAGCGGCTGTGCGAGCAGATGGACAAGACGCCGGAGCAGATGCTCGACTATCTCAAGAGCCGCGGCTGCACGGTCGGCGGCGTCACCATGGGCGAGCGCGGCCTGCTCTGGTACGACGAAGCGGGCGTGGTGCGCACCTTGCCGGCCTTTCCGATACCGCGGGAACGGGTGATCGACACCAACGGCGCGGGCGATGTCTTCCACGGCGCCTACATCTATTCCTACCTCTCAAATCCGAGCAAGGGCTGGCATGAGCATTTCAAGTTCGCGCGTGCGGCGTCGACCTACAAGATCCAGAAGCTCGGCAACGAGGCCGGCCTGCCGACGCTGGCCGATATCGCGGCCGTCAAGCAGGAGTTCCGCGCCGAGGCCTGA
- a CDS encoding VOC family protein has translation MITGLDHIVVLTGDISAASAAYETLFARAPAWRNSGDGADRVLFTLDNTTLELMAPRGDDAAAQRVRGALVTQGEGLASLCFRTSDIKRTHRRLDRLTLKPEPVAEVESRDDVSGATLSWKRTRAATDTTRGVRMFFLEREQERPLSVRTTPASITAMDHVVVSTADPERAAALYGARLGLDMALDRSHPEWGRLMFFRCGDLVVEVTHRPGKQSNKVEADAPDRLRGICWRVADIDATHARLVAAGVDVSEIRAGRKPGTRVMTVRNGTCGVPTLLVQPSQGKPD, from the coding sequence ATGATTACCGGTCTTGACCACATCGTCGTCCTGACCGGCGACATCAGCGCTGCCAGTGCCGCCTACGAGACGCTGTTCGCGCGGGCGCCGGCCTGGCGCAACAGCGGCGACGGCGCCGACCGCGTGCTGTTCACGCTCGATAACACCACGCTGGAATTGATGGCGCCGCGCGGCGACGATGCCGCCGCGCAACGCGTCCGCGGCGCGCTCGTCACCCAGGGCGAGGGGCTTGCGAGCCTCTGTTTTCGCACCAGCGATATCAAGAGGACGCATCGCAGGCTCGACCGGCTGACGCTGAAGCCCGAGCCGGTCGCCGAGGTCGAGAGCCGCGACGATGTCAGCGGTGCCACGCTGTCGTGGAAGCGCACGCGCGCTGCGACCGACACGACGCGCGGCGTGCGGATGTTCTTCCTGGAGCGGGAGCAGGAGCGGCCGCTCTCGGTGCGCACCACGCCGGCCTCGATCACGGCGATGGATCATGTGGTGGTCTCGACCGCCGATCCGGAACGCGCCGCCGCGCTTTACGGCGCGCGGCTCGGGCTCGACATGGCGCTCGACCGCTCGCATCCCGAGTGGGGCCGGCTGATGTTCTTCCGCTGCGGCGATCTCGTCGTCGAGGTCACGCACCGGCCGGGCAAGCAGAGCAACAAGGTGGAGGCCGACGCGCCGGACCGGCTGCGCGGGATCTGCTGGCGCGTCGCCGATATCGATGCCACGCATGCGCGGCTGGTTGCCGCCGGCGTCGACGTCTCGGAGATCCGCGCCGGCCGCAAGCCCGGCACGCGGGTGATGACGGTGCGCAACGGCACGTGCGGTGTGCCGACGCTCCTGGTGCAGCCCTCGCAGGGGAAGCCAGACTAG
- a CDS encoding TetR family transcriptional regulator, with the protein MAKAKRIQRWQRDPEGMRLRILEAAKQEFATHGLAGARVDRIAANAGANKRMLYYHVGNKEDLYLEVLEGAYEKIRAEERTLDLEHLDPPEAIGRLIAFTWNYFLRNPEFLALLNTENLAKAKHLKRSTKVKSMHSPFVEMIRTVVTRGVESGDFRVTVDPVQLYISIAGLAFFYLSNSATLSVIFGRDLLKKDARDERLEHMIALVLAALTGKSTAAFGVMPVRHAAEHRVV; encoded by the coding sequence TTGGCGAAGGCAAAGCGAATACAGAGATGGCAGCGCGACCCGGAAGGGATGCGGCTGCGGATTCTCGAGGCGGCCAAGCAGGAATTCGCCACCCATGGCCTCGCCGGCGCGCGGGTCGATCGCATCGCGGCCAATGCCGGCGCCAACAAGCGCATGCTGTACTACCATGTCGGCAACAAGGAGGATCTCTATCTCGAGGTGCTGGAAGGCGCCTATGAGAAGATCCGTGCCGAAGAGCGCACGCTCGACCTCGAGCATCTCGATCCGCCCGAGGCGATCGGGCGCCTGATCGCCTTCACCTGGAACTATTTTCTGCGCAATCCCGAGTTCCTGGCGTTGCTGAACACGGAAAACCTCGCCAAGGCAAAGCACCTGAAGCGCTCGACCAAGGTCAAGTCGATGCACTCGCCGTTCGTCGAGATGATTCGCACGGTGGTGACGCGCGGCGTCGAGAGCGGCGATTTCCGCGTCACGGTCGATCCGGTGCAGCTCTATATCTCGATCGCGGGGCTTGCGTTCTTCTATCTCTCCAACAGCGCCACCTTGAGCGTGATCTTCGGCCGCGACCTCCTGAAGAAGGACGCCCGCGACGAACGTCTCGAGCATATGATTGCGCTGGTGCTGGCGGCGTTGACGGGTAAGTCCACCGCCGCGTTCGGGGTGATGCCGGTGCGGCACGCCGCGGAACACCGCGTGGTGTGA
- a CDS encoding ABC transporter permease: MAEARSPSGLSKVLNAAWVRPFLFLIVIVAAWDLSIRLFHIPAYQIPSPGDVVTVLISDWPELLRQSWPTTYATLCGFLLSALFGIPTAMLIAGSKTVESYVYPLLVFSQSVPKIAIAPLFVVWFGFGIVPKVISAFLLGFFPVVVSAVQGFKSVDPDMVDLARAMQGSRFKVFCAVNLPHAMPAIFSGLKVSVTLAVVGAVVGEFVGSNSGIGYVMQRSIGTFDLPTMFAALVILALLGVILFWIVDRIERLVIPWHVSQRDDISFAS, from the coding sequence GTGGCGGAGGCAAGGAGCCCTTCGGGCCTGTCGAAGGTGCTGAATGCGGCGTGGGTGCGCCCGTTCCTGTTCCTGATCGTCATCGTGGCGGCCTGGGATCTCTCGATCCGCCTGTTCCACATCCCCGCCTATCAGATCCCGTCGCCCGGTGACGTCGTTACGGTGCTGATCAGCGACTGGCCGGAACTGCTGCGGCAGTCCTGGCCGACCACCTATGCGACGCTCTGCGGCTTCCTGCTCTCGGCGCTGTTCGGCATTCCCACAGCGATGCTGATCGCGGGCTCGAAGACGGTGGAGAGCTACGTTTATCCGCTCCTGGTGTTCTCGCAATCGGTGCCGAAGATCGCGATCGCGCCGCTGTTCGTGGTCTGGTTCGGCTTCGGCATCGTCCCCAAGGTGATCTCCGCGTTCCTGCTCGGCTTCTTCCCCGTCGTGGTCTCGGCGGTGCAGGGCTTCAAGTCGGTCGATCCCGACATGGTCGATCTGGCGCGCGCAATGCAGGGCAGCCGCTTCAAGGTGTTCTGCGCGGTCAACCTGCCGCACGCGATGCCGGCGATATTCTCCGGCCTGAAAGTGTCGGTGACACTCGCGGTGGTCGGCGCCGTGGTCGGCGAGTTCGTCGGCTCCAATTCCGGCATCGGTTATGTGATGCAGCGCTCGATCGGCACCTTCGACCTGCCGACGATGTTCGCCGCGCTGGTGATCCTGGCGCTGCTCGGCGTCATCCTGTTCTGGATCGTCGACCGCATCGAGCGGCTGGTGATCCCCTGGCACGTCAGCCAGCGTGACGACATCAGTTTTGCGTCATAG
- a CDS encoding ABC transporter substrate-binding protein, translated as MKRLIAVAGAALAWTALAMAPASAADKVVLMLNWYVYGEHAPFYYGKAKGIYAAEGIDLEIQEGRGSAATTQAVAAKTADFGYVDVPTMMRAAVKGAPVIATGVLLQTSPMSAMGFVDKNIKKPEDIKGRTVAITPADSMTQIWPLFLKKTGLKESDFNTVAGDGQTKLNAVINGQADLLLGYVMDQSMKIKDATGKDVYPIKFADYGINMVSSGIIANSDYVKANADLVRRFMSATTKAVEAAEKDPKAAAQSILDANPKGGKIETLTQGFELTIPLYRTPATKDKRPFQVTDQNMTESVDLMVEYGGLDAKAKANPKAFYTNDYLPKGNS; from the coding sequence ATGAAGCGTTTGATTGCGGTCGCCGGCGCCGCATTGGCCTGGACCGCACTGGCGATGGCACCAGCGTCCGCGGCCGACAAGGTCGTGCTGATGCTGAACTGGTACGTCTATGGCGAGCACGCGCCGTTCTACTACGGCAAGGCCAAGGGCATCTACGCCGCCGAGGGCATCGACCTCGAGATCCAGGAAGGCCGCGGCTCGGCCGCGACCACACAGGCGGTGGCGGCCAAGACCGCCGATTTCGGCTATGTCGACGTACCTACCATGATGCGCGCCGCGGTGAAAGGCGCGCCTGTGATCGCAACCGGCGTGCTGTTGCAGACCAGCCCGATGTCGGCGATGGGCTTCGTCGACAAGAACATCAAAAAGCCGGAGGACATCAAGGGCAGGACGGTCGCGATCACGCCCGCGGATTCGATGACGCAGATCTGGCCGCTGTTCCTGAAGAAGACCGGGCTGAAGGAAAGCGACTTCAACACGGTTGCCGGCGACGGCCAGACCAAGCTCAACGCCGTCATCAACGGCCAGGCCGATCTCCTGCTCGGCTATGTCATGGACCAGTCGATGAAGATCAAGGACGCCACCGGCAAGGACGTCTATCCGATCAAGTTCGCCGACTACGGCATCAACATGGTGTCGTCGGGCATCATCGCGAATTCGGACTATGTGAAGGCCAATGCCGACCTGGTCCGCCGCTTCATGTCGGCGACGACAAAAGCGGTGGAGGCTGCGGAGAAGGACCCGAAGGCGGCCGCGCAGTCGATCCTCGATGCCAACCCGAAGGGCGGCAAGATCGAGACGCTGACGCAGGGTTTTGAGCTCACAATCCCGCTCTATCGCACGCCGGCGACCAAGGACAAGCGGCCGTTCCAGGTCACCGACCAGAACATGACCGAGTCGGTCGATTTGATGGTCGAATATGGTGGCCTCGACGCCAAGGCGAAGGCCAATCCGAAGGCGTTCTACACCAACGACTATCTGCCGAAGGGTAATTCGTAA